The region GCCCCGCCCCCAGTTTTTCCAGGTGGCTCGCCCGCGTATCCCGGGCGATGCCCAGGATGAGGGGGGCCGCCCCCGCCTCCCGCACCGCCGCCGCCAGGGAGATGGCGTTGCTGTTGACGATCTCCCCCGGCCCCGGGGTGGCGCCCAGTTCCACGAGTTCGTCGCCGGTGGAGAGGATCGCCACGGTGGGGCGGCGATAGACCGGCACCAGCGCCTTGCCGAAGCTGGCCAGCATGTTCACCTCCGGCGGACGGATGACCGACCCGGCCCGGAGGAAGGTCACCCCGGCCGCCACGTCCTCGCCCCGGAAACGGATGTGCTGCCCCTGCTGGACCGGCTCATTCAGGGTGACCTCCCGGTCGCCGTTGTCGGTCTCCTCCACCGGCACCACTGCGTCACACCCCTCGGGGGTGGGGGCGCCGGTCATGATCCTGACGGCGCAGCCCGGTTCCACGCGCACGCCGTCGGCCTTGGCCCCGGCCGGCAAAAAGCCGCTGACCCGCAGCGTGGCGGGGGTTGCCGCGCAATCGGCGGACCTGACGGCATAGCCGTCCATGGCCGAGTTGTTCCACAAGGGCATGTCCCACGGTGCGGCCACATCCTCGGCCGCGACGCGGCCCACGGCGTCCAGGAGATGAATCCGCTCCGTGCCGACGGGCGTGACGGAGGACAGGATGACCTTCCGGGCTTCTTCGAATGAAACCATGCAATCCCTCCTGGCAGATGATGGGACCACAATAGCGGGAACACCGCAAAAACACAATATGATTGCTAACCTCGCGGTGATGGGTATAATGACAGACCGGAGGCACCGGAACCAGGTGCCGTCATGCCACGGTAGGAGAATCACGTATGACCCTGTCCCACGAAGCAAAAGTCGGCCTGTTCTTCATCCTCAGCATCGTCCTGTTCGGCCTGATGCTGGAGGTGGGCAATCGCTGGAAGATCTTTGACCGGGGAGTCCCCTACAAGGTGTTCCTCTCCTCCACCACCGGGCTCAAGCAGGGGGACGCCGTCAAGCTGGCCGGCGTCGAGGTGGGGACGATCGAAAAGATCGCCGTTCAGGACGGCAGGGTGCAGGTGGACTTCGAGGTCAAGCCGGGTACCCATATCAAGCAGGACACGGTGGCCAGCATCCGCATGACGAGCATGCTGGGCGGCCAATTCCTGGGGCTTTCCTTCGGCTCGCCCGCAAGCCCCGAACTTCCTCCGGGCAGCACGGTAAAAAGTACCGAAGCGTTCGGCATCGACGCCATTATGGATAATGTGGGGGGGCTGACCAAGGACGCCAAGCAGCTGATCGTCGATCTGAACCGCAACCAGAACGAGGTCATGGCCAAGGTCTCCGCCATCCTGGACGAGAACCGTGCCGCGGTGAACACCTCGCTCAAGAGCATCTCCAGCATTACCACCAAGATCGACCGGGGCGAGGGCGCCCTGGGGATGCTGGTGAACGACAAACAGTTGGGGCGGGACATCCGGGACGTGGCCGGCAGCCTGAAGACGGTCAGCGCCCGACTGGAGCGGGGCGAGGGGACGGCCGGCAAGCTGTTGACCGACGACCGCCTCTACACCGACGCCCTGGCCACGGTGCGGGAGATGCGTGACGGGATGGGGTCGCTGAACCGCATTGCCGCCCGCATCGACAAGGGGGAAGGGACGGCCGGCAAACTGGTCAACGACCCGGCCCTCTACAACGAACTGAAGGACACGGTGGCCAACTTGAAGGAGATTACCCGCAAGATCAACAGCGGGGAGGGCACCATCGGCAAGCTGGTCAACGACGACAAGCTGTACCTGAATGCCATATCGACCCTCAAGAAGACCGAAAAGACCATGGAAGGGCTGCAGGACACCGGCCCCATCTCGGTTATCGGCAGCGTCGTCGGCACACTGTTCTGAGCCCGGCCATGGCACCCGCAACCGGTAGCAGTATTATGGATATCGTCCTCGGCACCTTCACCATGCGCCCCTACGTGTTTGCCTTCTTCGGGGCGTACCTCCTGGCCTGCGTGCCCCATGTGGGGTGGCGCAGGACCATGCTCTTCACCCTGGCCGGCTATCTCATCGCCTTTGCCTCGGAGTGGCTCTCCATCAACACCGGCTTCCCCTACGGCTGGTACTACTACATCGACACCACCAGCAGCAGGGAGTTGTGGCTTGCCGGGGTGCCGTTCTTCGATTCGCTCTCCTACGTCTTTTTGACCTATTGCAGCTACACCACGGCCCTGTTCATCATTTCGCCCCTCAAGTCCTGGCGCTGGAACGTGGCCACCCTGGAGACGCGCGCCATCCGCCGTTCCCTGTCGGCGCTGGTCCTGGGGGCGTTCCTGCAAACCTTTCTCGACATCGTGATCGACCCGGTGGCCCTCCAGGGGCGGCGCTGGTTTCTCGGGCAGATCTACGGCTACCGGGAACAGGGCCTCCACTTCGGCGTGCCGTTCTCCAACTATTGGGGGTGGCTCTTGACCAGTTTCTGCCTGGTGGCCGCCTTCCAGATGATCGACGCCCGCCGCCTGGACGACGCGCCCAGGGGCGTCTGCAACCTCCCCTTCCGCTCCCTTTTGGGGCCGGTCCTCTACCTGTCGGTGCTCGTCTTCAACATCACCATGACCATCCTGATCGGCGAGCGCTTCATGGCCCTGTGCAGCATCCTTGTCTACAGCCTGCCGCTGGTGATGGTCGTCACCCTGGCGCTGCGGCGGGTCAACCGCTACACCAAGGAGGAGTTCGGCGACCATGTGCGGGACTACCCCTGGTCCCCGGCGGCTACCACGCCGAAAGCCCGCTAGCTACCTCCCCGATACACGGCAAAACGGCAATTCTGCCACTGGGACGCAGAGAAAACCACGGGGATTTTCACCTGTTGTTCCGGCGATTACATGGGCAAATCCTGGCGTAGGGGCGCATTGCATGCGCCCTGGTTGGGCGAATAGCAGTTCGCCCCCACGGTTCGGATCTGCAGCCACCGAGACAATACCGTCAGATCAGGAATAAAGAACAGGGATAAAGGTTGCCTGATCCTTATCCCTGTTCATCTCCGTGGCTAATGTTTATAGGGACGCCAGCAACCGGGCGACGGCCTGGGCAAGGCTGTCCGTGGCGATGCGGCTGTTGCGGGCCAGGCGGATGAGCTGGGGCATGATCCACGGCTTGCGCAGGATGGTGAGGGCGACTTTGTGGGGGCGGATGCGCAGGTCGCGGTCGGTGAACTCGTCCAGGGAGAAGCCCAACTCCTCGTCGGCCGGGTCGCTGACGGTGCGGATGCCCAGGAAGGGGATGCCGTGTTCCGCGGCCACGATGGCGATGGCGGCGCTCTCCATCTCCACCACCGGGCAGGAGGCGCCGGGGGGGAGCAGCGGGGCGAGCTGCCTTTTCTCCATGATCGTGGGGGTGCCGGCAAACAGGCTGGCGAACACCCGCGCACCCGCCGCCGACTGCCGGGCGACGAAGTTGTGCCCCGCCGCGGCCAGCTCCACGGGGACCTGCTGAACCGTCCCCTGGGCGACGATACACAACTCCCTGCTCACCGCCACGTCGCCGACGCGCAGTTCCGGCGCAACGCCGCCGCACAAGCCGGCCGAGATCAGCAGGTCGGGGCGGTATTCCCCCAAGAGCGCCTCCACCGCAGCCGCGGCATTTTTGAAGCCCATGCCGGACTCGACCAGCAGCAGCCCACATTCCGGCGTGCGGCGGCAAAAAGCCCTGAAACGCCCGATCCGCAGGGACTCAGCCGCCCCGGCGGCCTTCCGGCAGGCCCGTGTCTCCTCGGGCATGGCGGTGATGATGGCAATGTTCATAACGTGGTCGCTCCTGGCCGGACTGTACAATTATCGCGGCTGTTTTTCAAAGCCTAATATGAAATGCTGGACAAATGCCTCCGACTATACTATATTTTCCGTTCACTTGCGGAGAGATGTCCGAGAGGTTGAAGGAGCACGCCTGGAAAGCGTGTGTACGTTAATAGCGTACCGAGGGTTCGAATCCCTCTCTCTCCGCCATGAAGCATAACGGCACCGTCCGATGCAGTTTAGAAGGCCCCCGGGAAACCAGGGGCCTTCTGCTTTTCACCGTCGGCCCCTACTCCCTGAAGACGCTTACGATCCGGTAAACCAGCCGCTGGTGCTCTTCCTTCATCCCCTTCATCATATTTTCCATGTTCTCGACGCGTATGTCGGGGCTTTCCAGGTGTATGAAGTCGAAAAGATCCTTGATCGGCCTGCCGAGCGCTTTGGCAATCAACTCCACGCGATTGAGCGAAGGGTAGCTGCTGCCCACCTCGATGCGGCTGATGTGTTTCGGCTCGACCCCCACGATCTCGGCCAGGTGTTCCTGAGAAAAACCGCATGATTTCCGTAATTCCTTGATGCGGGCCCCCAACAATTCTTTGGTGGATTTCATTTTTTACCCCTGAATTCATGTGGTTATTGTGACAGGCCTATAGAACATTGCTGCATCAAAATATAAACAATATTTAATAACGATTTTATTGACATAATCATCATTAAATGGGTAATTATCGTCATTGTAGGTAGATATAGCGCCATGTAATCCACATTAAATAGGTATATTGCATGGCGGGGATGGCAGGGTCGGGAGGGGCGCGATAAGGGACGGATAGGCATGAAACCGCGTGTGGTCGTGGTCTCGGCGGTGCAAGCTGCACTGGTGTCGTGGTAAAAATGGGTGGCCATCGGGTCCCCCTGTTCAGGCAGTCGGCTGTACATATCCCAAAGGAGAAGACTTCATGAACTGGTTTGGAAACCTCAGGATCGGCACGAAACTTTTTACGGCATTTGGCTGCGTCATCGCCCTGACCGCGTTTCTGGGCTTTTTCGCCATCTACCAGATGGCGCGGGTGAACCAGGGGGCGGTCCAGTTGGGGACCGATTGGATGCCGAGCACCAACTCCATATCGTCCATGACCTCCAAGCTTGGGCTGTTCCGCCGGGCGGAACTCCAGCATGCGCTCTCCACGGCGGGACAGGACAAGGACTCCTACGAGAGAATCATGGCGGGGACCCTTGCCGATCTGAAAAAGGAGGAGGACGCCTATCAGAAGCTGATCAGCACCCCCGAGGAAAAAAAGCTGTATGAAGAGTTTACCAAAGCTTTCGGCCAGTATCTGGACACCCACAAGACATTTATCGACCTGTCGCGCCAGAACAGGAACGATGAGGCGATTGAACTACTGCGGGGCGATGCCAAGAAGTTTTACGACCAGGCTGAAGGGGCCCTGCTGAAGGGCATCGAGATCAACATCAAGGGTGGCGAGGCTGAATATCGGCATGCCGGGGCCGTCTATGGCGCGGCCCGGTCGCTGATCCTCGGCATGCTCCTGTTGTGTGTCGCCGCCGGCGTCGTTCTCGCCGTGGTGATCGCGCGCGCCATCAGGCGTCCTTTGGAGGAGGGGGTGGAGGTGGCCCACCGTCTTGCCCGGGGAGACCTGACCATGGAGGTCCACGTGCTGTCGCGGGACGAAACCGGCCAATTGATGACGGCAATGAAGGAGATGGTCGAAAATCTGCGCCAATTGATCACGCGCACCGCGGACATCTCCGCTTCCATCGCCTCGGCCTCCAACCAGCTCCACTCCACGTCGGAGCAGATCGCCACCGGGGCCGAGGAGGTGGCGTCCCAGACCAATACCGTGGCCACCGCCAGCGAAGAGATGTCCGCCACCAGCGGCGATATTGCCCGCAACTGCACCATGGCCGCCGATGCCGCCCGGCAGACGACCGATTCCGCCACCGCCGGGGCCGAGGTAGTGAATGAAACCATCGGCGGCATGAACGTGATCGCCGAACGGGTGCGCCAGACCTCGAAGACGGTGGAGGCGCTGGGGGCGCGTTCGGAGCAGATCGGCGATATTGTGGGGACTATCGAGGACATCGCCGACCAGACCAACCTGTTGGCGCTGAATGCCGCCATCGAGGCCGCGCGCGCCGGGGAGCAGGGGCGGGGGTTTGCGGTGGTCGCCGATGAGGTGCGGGCCCTGGCGGAACGCACGACCAAGGCCACCCGCGAGATCGGGGAGATGATCAAGGCCATCCAGGGGGAGACCCGCGAGGCTGTGCATGCCATGGAAGTGGGGGTCAGCGAGGTGGAGAAGGGCGCGGTCAGCTCGCAGAAATCAGGCGTGGCGCTGGACGAGATCCTCGGCCGGATTAACGAGGTCGGCATGCAGATCAACCAAATCGCCACGGCGGCCGAAGAACAGACCGCGGCCACCGGCGAGGTGACCACCAATATCCAGCAGATCACCGACGTGGTGCAGCAGACCGCCCGCGGCGCCGAGGAAACCGCTGCCGCCGCCGCCCAACTGGCGAACCAGGCCCAGGAACTGCAGAGCCTGGTCAGCCGCTTCAAGCTGCCCTGAGAAAGGAGGCCCCGTGAACGATCTGCCGGCCGCCGCGGGCGGAGAGCCCGCCGCCGTCTTTGTCGGCGGGATTGCCCACGACTTCAACAATATCGTCACGGTCATCGCCGGTACGGCCCAGCTCATCGAACTCAGGTCGGCCCCCGGCGACCCCGCCGGACGGCTGGCCCGGCATATTATCGAGGCCACCAGCCGGGCCTCGGTGCTGGTGGCGGACCTGTTGTCGTTCAACCGTGCGAGGGCCGCGGAGCCTGCCCAGGCGGACCTCAATACGGTTGTGGGCAATGCCGGCAGGTTTGTCGAGCATTTGGTCGGCGAACGTATCGCCCTTGATCTGGCGCTTACCGATGGGGAGCTGCCGGTCTCGGTCGATGCCTACCAGATCGAGCAGGTATTGCTGAACCTTGCGGCCAATGCGCGTGACGCCATGCCGTACGGCGGCCGGATCACGATCACGACCGGTTGCCCCGATGGGGGGGATGCCGCTGATGGGGAGGCGCCGGCCGGGCCGGGCCGGTATGCCGTTCTGACCTTTGCCGACAATGGGGCGGGCATGGATGCGGAGACGAGGGAGCGCATCTTCGAGCCGTTTTTCACCACCAAGAAGGATGGCCGCGGTACCGGTCTGGGGCTTGCCATGGTGCGTTCCGTCGTGGAGCGGCATGGGGGAACGGTTGCGGTATCCAGCGACTTCGGGGAGGGGACCTGCGTCGTCCTCCGGCTCCCCCTGCGGCAGGATTAGCACCCGGTGCGGCGGGCCGGGCCTTATGCCACCCGGTTGTCCTGCTGGCCGTTTCCCGGCGGGGGGGTGTAGCGCTGGAAGTCGTTTCTGCCCGCCTCCTTGACCCGGTACAGGGCGATGTCCGCATTCTTCAAGAGGGTTTCCGCATCCCCGCCGTCATCGGGGAAGTCGGCGATCCCGATGCTGGCGGTGACGGAGAGGGGGCGGCCGCTGCAGACGAACGGCTTGTTGAACGCCGTGACGATCTTGGCGGCGGTCACGGCCGCACTTTCCGCCGAGGCGATGGACGGCAAGAGCAGCACGAATTCGTCCCCCCCCATGCGCGAGACCGTATCGCTCTTGCGCAGGAGCCCCCGCAACCGGTCGCCCACCGCCTGGAGCAGCAGGTCGCCCATACTGTGTCCCAGGCTGTCGTTAATATCCTTGAAGCGGTCCAGGTCGAGGATCATCAGCGCCCCCCGCGTACCGGTGCGGCGCGCCGAGGCCAGGGCCTGGCCAAGCCGGTCGTTGAGCAGTATCCTGTTGGGGAGCCCGGTCAAGGCATCGTGGTACGCCAGGTGGTGGATCGTATCCTCGTGCTGCCGGCGTTCGGTGATGTCGTTGAGCATCAGCACGAAACCGGCCAGTTTGTCCTGCTTGTCCAGGATGCCGGACAGGCTGCCGTCGTAGTAGAAGGTGGCCCCGTTCCGGTGTATCTCGACGGGAAAGGTGCATTTCCCCTCACTCAGCACGGTCTCCCGCGCCCTCATCAGGCCGAGGGGGGCGATATCCTCCAGGATGAGCACCTCCGCCGCAGAACGGCCGATGACCGAAGCCGCTTCATACCCGAATACCTGCTCCGCCACCGGGTTGAAGTACTTGATCCGCAAGCTGCTGTCGGTGGCGACGATCGCCATGCTGATGGAGGAGCGGAGGATATTGTCCAGAAAGATCGTTTTGTCCAGAAGTTCCCGGGCGGTCTGCTGGAAGATGTTCTCCTTCTTCCGGATGATTTCCTTCAGGGACTCGATATAGCGTCCTTCCAGCCCCTTGATGATATCGGACTGGGTGATGATCCCCTCGATCCTGCCCTCCTTGTCGACCACCACCACCCGGCGGATTTTCTCCCGCTTCATGGCCAGGGCGGCATCGTACACCGTTGTCCCGGTGGTCACGGTCAGCACCGGGCTGCTCATGGCCCTACTGACCGGAACGGTTGCCAGGTCAACGCCCTCGGCCACCAGACGGACGGCGTCCCGCTCGGTCATGATGCCCAGGGGCTGGCGCTGGTCCGCCACGACCACGCAACTGATCCCCGGGCCGGCCATGATACCGAGGGCCTCGCTGATGGGGGCGTCGCTGGCGACGGTCATGACGCCGGTGGTCATGACCTGCTCGATCTTGCGCAACTCCACGAAGTATTCGTGCCCCAGGTGGTTGATCAGGTCGGACTGGGTCATGAGCCCCAGGATCCGGCCGGCATGGTCCACCACGACATGGTGGCGGATCCTGTTGGTGAGCATGAGGCTGTAGGCCTCGTAGATGTTCAGATTGCCGGAGATGGTCACCACCGGGCTGGTCATGAGGTCGCGGATCGGCCGGTTGCCGAAGGGCACCTGCTGGTTGGCCAGCTTGACCAGGTCGCGCTCGGTGAAGATCCCCAGCGGCCTCTTCTTTTCCGCCACGATGAGGCAGCTGATCCTGGCCCGCGCCATGGTGGCCACCGCCTCCTCCGCCGGCGTTTCCGGCGTGACGCTGATCACCTGCCGGGAGATTATCTGCCGAATCCTCGTTTTTGTCGTGCCTGTGGTCATGCCCATTGGTCCCGTCCCCTGAATGATTGCCAAACTTGTCTGCCGCGGCCCCACGCACCATGAAAGGGGACCAAATATATCCAATACCACATTCCTGAGCTCATTTACAGTCACAATGCCGAGATCAGGAGAAAATAGTCACACTGCAAACAGGTA is a window of Geobacter sp. FeAm09 DNA encoding:
- a CDS encoding sensor histidine kinase, with amino-acid sequence MNDLPAAAGGEPAAVFVGGIAHDFNNIVTVIAGTAQLIELRSAPGDPAGRLARHIIEATSRASVLVADLLSFNRARAAEPAQADLNTVVGNAGRFVEHLVGERIALDLALTDGELPVSVDAYQIEQVLLNLAANARDAMPYGGRITITTGCPDGGDAADGEAPAGPGRYAVLTFADNGAGMDAETRERIFEPFFTTKKDGRGTGLGLAMVRSVVERHGGTVAVSSDFGEGTCVVLRLPLRQD
- the glp gene encoding gephyrin-like molybdotransferase Glp encodes the protein MVSFEEARKVILSSVTPVGTERIHLLDAVGRVAAEDVAAPWDMPLWNNSAMDGYAVRSADCAATPATLRVSGFLPAGAKADGVRVEPGCAVRIMTGAPTPEGCDAVVPVEETDNGDREVTLNEPVQQGQHIRFRGEDVAAGVTFLRAGSVIRPPEVNMLASFGKALVPVYRRPTVAILSTGDELVELGATPGPGEIVNSNAISLAAAVREAGAAPLILGIARDTRASHLEKLGAGLKADVLITSAGVSAGDRDLVRDVLEELGARQVFWKVGIKPGGPTAFALHGTTPVFSLPGNPVSTMITFEEFVRPALLAMQGHGRVLRPLFKVVLRDEVRKKAGKVQIVRLRLEREEGRWYATSAGNQQTAILKTMVDAEAIAVLPAEATRFAAGDEVDAHFYGNHIDLLEAAP
- a CDS encoding carotenoid biosynthesis protein, yielding MDIVLGTFTMRPYVFAFFGAYLLACVPHVGWRRTMLFTLAGYLIAFASEWLSINTGFPYGWYYYIDTTSSRELWLAGVPFFDSLSYVFLTYCSYTTALFIISPLKSWRWNVATLETRAIRRSLSALVLGAFLQTFLDIVIDPVALQGRRWFLGQIYGYREQGLHFGVPFSNYWGWLLTSFCLVAAFQMIDARRLDDAPRGVCNLPFRSLLGPVLYLSVLVFNITMTILIGERFMALCSILVYSLPLVMVVTLALRRVNRYTKEEFGDHVRDYPWSPAATTPKAR
- a CDS encoding methyl-accepting chemotaxis protein — protein: MNWFGNLRIGTKLFTAFGCVIALTAFLGFFAIYQMARVNQGAVQLGTDWMPSTNSISSMTSKLGLFRRAELQHALSTAGQDKDSYERIMAGTLADLKKEEDAYQKLISTPEEKKLYEEFTKAFGQYLDTHKTFIDLSRQNRNDEAIELLRGDAKKFYDQAEGALLKGIEINIKGGEAEYRHAGAVYGAARSLILGMLLLCVAAGVVLAVVIARAIRRPLEEGVEVAHRLARGDLTMEVHVLSRDETGQLMTAMKEMVENLRQLITRTADISASIASASNQLHSTSEQIATGAEEVASQTNTVATASEEMSATSGDIARNCTMAADAARQTTDSATAGAEVVNETIGGMNVIAERVRQTSKTVEALGARSEQIGDIVGTIEDIADQTNLLALNAAIEAARAGEQGRGFAVVADEVRALAERTTKATREIGEMIKAIQGETREAVHAMEVGVSEVEKGAVSSQKSGVALDEILGRINEVGMQINQIATAAEEQTAATGEVTTNIQQITDVVQQTARGAEETAAAAAQLANQAQELQSLVSRFKLP
- a CDS encoding MlaD family protein, whose translation is MTLSHEAKVGLFFILSIVLFGLMLEVGNRWKIFDRGVPYKVFLSSTTGLKQGDAVKLAGVEVGTIEKIAVQDGRVQVDFEVKPGTHIKQDTVASIRMTSMLGGQFLGLSFGSPASPELPPGSTVKSTEAFGIDAIMDNVGGLTKDAKQLIVDLNRNQNEVMAKVSAILDENRAAVNTSLKSISSITTKIDRGEGALGMLVNDKQLGRDIRDVAGSLKTVSARLERGEGTAGKLLTDDRLYTDALATVREMRDGMGSLNRIAARIDKGEGTAGKLVNDPALYNELKDTVANLKEITRKINSGEGTIGKLVNDDKLYLNAISTLKKTEKTMEGLQDTGPISVIGSVVGTLF
- a CDS encoding CBS domain-containing protein; translation: MGMTTGTTKTRIRQIISRQVISVTPETPAEEAVATMARARISCLIVAEKKRPLGIFTERDLVKLANQQVPFGNRPIRDLMTSPVVTISGNLNIYEAYSLMLTNRIRHHVVVDHAGRILGLMTQSDLINHLGHEYFVELRKIEQVMTTGVMTVASDAPISEALGIMAGPGISCVVVADQRQPLGIMTERDAVRLVAEGVDLATVPVSRAMSSPVLTVTTGTTVYDAALAMKREKIRRVVVVDKEGRIEGIITQSDIIKGLEGRYIESLKEIIRKKENIFQQTARELLDKTIFLDNILRSSISMAIVATDSSLRIKYFNPVAEQVFGYEAASVIGRSAAEVLILEDIAPLGLMRARETVLSEGKCTFPVEIHRNGATFYYDGSLSGILDKQDKLAGFVLMLNDITERRQHEDTIHHLAYHDALTGLPNRILLNDRLGQALASARRTGTRGALMILDLDRFKDINDSLGHSMGDLLLQAVGDRLRGLLRKSDTVSRMGGDEFVLLLPSIASAESAAVTAAKIVTAFNKPFVCSGRPLSVTASIGIADFPDDGGDAETLLKNADIALYRVKEAGRNDFQRYTPPPGNGQQDNRVA
- a CDS encoding helix-turn-helix domain-containing protein, whose translation is MKSTKELLGARIKELRKSCGFSQEHLAEIVGVEPKHISRIEVGSSYPSLNRVELIAKALGRPIKDLFDFIHLESPDIRVENMENMMKGMKEEHQRLVYRIVSVFRE
- a CDS encoding phosphorylase, translated to MNIAIITAMPEETRACRKAAGAAESLRIGRFRAFCRRTPECGLLLVESGMGFKNAAAAVEALLGEYRPDLLISAGLCGGVAPELRVGDVAVSRELCIVAQGTVQQVPVELAAAGHNFVARQSAAGARVFASLFAGTPTIMEKRQLAPLLPPGASCPVVEMESAAIAIVAAEHGIPFLGIRTVSDPADEELGFSLDEFTDRDLRIRPHKVALTILRKPWIMPQLIRLARNSRIATDSLAQAVARLLASL